The stretch of DNA AAATTGATATTCAACTGCAGGAAATATTCTACCAAGTTTATAAAACCATCATTTAGTGGTGTAGTACTCCTCTTCACAAATGTGGTAATTAATGCCCCCCAGGCCTTTGCTGTAGATATTTCATAATTGACATATTGTAAATTTAATGATGCATcaataatttcattttcaaaatctgtCTGACCCATGCCCGGTTCGTACCAGTTACggtcatttttcaatacttTATCTAACAAGTGAATATCATAACCGAAATTCCCGTTTTCGTTTATTCTAGATAAAGGAATTTTTTGGAACGATCGCAGTTCTAAACTAGGCCATTGctctttgaatttcaagTTCAATTCGTCATGAAAAGTTTTATTGAACCCGTCaatttggaagaaatgATGTACTAATTCAAAGAGGTCTTGCTGGTTCAAGAAATCCAAAATTTTGGCGTTTGAATCATTTGAATTATAAATGTACAGCGCAAATATTTCGACGATCCTCGAAACTAGtttgtattttttaattaaaGAAACAGTTTCATCACGAGTCAAATTCTCtgttttttgaaataaagtTTTAGTGTTCTTCAATTTGTTCAATAAGGAATTCACAAATTTGGCATCTTTGATAAAGATTTTAGAGTTTGTCCAAGTGTTCAAAACATATGTGATTGTTTCTAGTAGCTTGCAACTTACTTCTTCAGGCATTGAATCTAACATTAGGGAATTTCTTTGTAAAACTGTCAgtattgaattttttttatcaatagaAGATTCATCActgttgtttttatttgagGCAAACTGACCTgttaagaaaagaattgataACCCATCCTGCTTACTTTCTAATAAAgttgtgaaaaaaatgtacaaATTTCGTAGTAGTCCCCAATTTTGCACTGGAGAACTTAGGTCAGATAAAACTTCTCTCAAAAATGactttgattttgtttcaCCAAGGAAGGACAACAAGAATGGATAATCGTCATTCCAAGGGGCCTCTACTAGGTAGCTTAataattctattatttgaGCCCTTAAATGAACATTGCCTGGTAATGTATAAACGTCAACCAATTTTGatgagtttttgaaaaggagTTTTTCCAAGTTACTAGGTTTCAAATCATGATTGCTGCCTCTAATTGAAATTAAAAGTTTGCACAACTTAAGTGAATTACTCATcaacttagtatataaatTACCCAAAACTTTATCACCTAAAATTTTCGTTGTGGTATCCAACGGTGAAATGAGAATATTGATCAGAGTATTTGGAGCCAAGTCGATAGAATCCATGGGAGTTAAAAACAATTGTAACAGTTTTTTCGCTGAGGAGAAAGTAATCAGTTGATCTGTTTGAAAAGGATTTATGGTAAAGACATCATGAAGTATGTCGTAAAAAATTGAAGTCAAATGGAAGgcaatttcaaatttctgAAGAAAGTTATTAAACTTCCAATTAGAATAACTCTCGAATATATGAACTGCATGTAGAGTCAACTTATTAATGATGTCAATTTTAGTTCTTTTGGATATATGATTATTTTGCAATGATAAAGATTCTCgaataaaaatttttgttaatTTAAGCAATTGTATTGTAAATGTGTAATCCCCGGTGGATAGTTCAAGCGAACCAAGAATCATATTGGAAAGACCCGTCTTGCCGTACTTGTCTAGTAATTCAGATTTGTtcaaatatgaagaaactAAATGAAGATAGTTTGGTGTCAGCATAGTCATAAACTCAGAGCATTGCACAATTGAAGtataatcttttctttgtaatGAAACTTCgaaaatctcaaaaattaCTTGGATAATTGACGCTTCAATTATAGTACTACTTGGATTGTCTAGAGAATTCGATAAATATGATAGAATTTCACTAGATTTTTCAATCGGCGTCTTCGGATTGACAACATTAGTAACCAATTTAATTATTGATATCATCAATTCATGTTGTGTGTCATCCAGTTGGGCGCCCTTTTCCATGTACGAATGTAATAGATTCTGCAATATTCTACCAACTAAGGACCAACCATTGTACTTgtaaaggaaaataatcaaGTTAGAAGTAGTAGGTACCTGTTTGTCATTTGTTTGGTGTTGTTTGATAGTAAGAATCTTTGCCTTTGTTGATTTCGGTATTGACAAGAGACAATTAGAGTTCTCTCTCTCTAATGGTGGTGTAACTAACAGGTCAGACTTTAACTCTATCAAATCAGGTACAATAATGTCAGATGCCGAAGAAGAGTTTGTGGTTGTATCCGCTATTAGGTCATAATCCATATCGTTCAAACTGCTTCTAGCAATGgcaaaagaacaaatatCTTTCAATTCAAAATTGGCAAATTCAGTATCAATTAAGGATAAATTGATTAATGGGATAAGCGATTCATTTAATAGGGGTAATTTAGCCTTTATAATGCTTAGTTTGTCTTCAAAAGTGTCATTagttaaaaaattttcaataaactGCTCCGGGGCCTTCGAAATTATCTTGGCAAAAACACGAGAAGTAGACGCAGTTATGGGAATAaagtttaaagaaaattccaaaaatattgttattactGTAGTGTAGATGGGGtcaaaagataatattTCTGAGAGAGTATTCAATTCATGAAAAACGTTATGTGATTCAGCAAATTGGGCAAATTTCGTTATGTCCGAGTCGTCAAATGATTCCGGCGATTGCAAAGCTCGCCTATAATAAAGTATGAACGACCAAGAGTAATGGATCATCGGATGGAATATGGGGATCTCAGTCACAACATTGGCTGCTATATCACTTTCTAAAATTGCATGGACGGTGTGGAAAGTCTTAGAATCCAAGTATAAGGGTGACTGAAGATCATACTGAGCAATTGATGTGTTCAATCCAAGCATCAATGCAGTTGTGATCGTAAATAAAGATGATAGCATAGAAACAAACGTTTCTGAAAGGTAGCTGAGGTTTTGGAAGTTCTGAAACCTATAAAAATGTAATGACGAAGTGTCAATGGTTTTGTCGGAGGAGTTTATATTTCTGACAAATTCGATgaattgattttgataCTGCATGAACCATTGGTCGACGATATTTACTGGTACCTTTGTATTGAGGATCATTAAACTCAAAATTTGTAGTATTTGCATGATAAGCTTCAAATCAGagaaattcttcaattgcaCCAACGAAGCATATTTTAAGGCGTCTTGATCATTGTTATGGCCTTGTCCTAAGGCTGAAATTTTGACAGTCTCATAGTTCTCCATTATGGACGATATTAAAGAGATCAATTTTCCAGCTACACCGAATCTATCGTTGTCAAGAAACGAATATGTATCGAGGTCAAAATCTGGGTTGGCAAGAAGCGTGTACACTATATGTAATCTGGAAGACCTCTCagagatgaaaaattgtGCGGCATGACACGGATCCTCACATTGAGCAAAGAGGGGATCATCGACGCTTATTTGCAATAAATTTGCAATCATAGAGCCTAATTTGTTGTCACCACcagaaaaatttccatGCTGCCTTATTGTGTTGGGATCCTCGATAAGATTTGTCCTATTAGCTTCCAAAAACTGTCTTATTTCGGCCAATTGCTTGGCATCCACAGCGGAAACATCAGCTGCAGCATCATTAATAAAATTAGCAACATGAGTGAAGGACAATTGCTGAGAGGAATGGCCAATTGAATGTGTCACCATGGCTGATAGGGTCCTTTATTGTTGGTGGTGGGAACGAATACCATTCTATCTGTGTTTTGTCCAACGTTAAAGATATCTCAAAGTATTCAATTCATTcaggaagaaaatttttggtgAATTACAAGAACATTTACCCGGCCTTTGCATATCCTCACTACTAAATAAAGGTAGGTTTTTGCAAGAAAGACGAAGAGAGTACAAAAGattatgtatatgtatgtgGGAGTAGTTTCCGAACACGCCCATGGCCTAGGAGACGCCGCGAGCGTCATTGCACTTGGCAACTTTTATTGGTAGGTTCTTCCCTGGATATGATATCAGCACAATTACGGCTCTAAGAAACGATggatataaaaataaaacgtTAATTAGGAATTTGACATATGTGCTAGTAGTTAGCCCCCTCTTAGCAAGTGTATGCAGTGAGACGCCTGTCTGTGTTGCACATGCCTGCGTGAGGGTTTACTATCCTACTCGGAGCTGTTATCAATGGAATGAATAATATAGAAGTGGAAAGTGGAAAGTGGAAAACTACAGGTTTTTATACAAGTCGGTTaggtgaaaaagaaagccggagaaaaaataaaaaaaataaaaaaaatgaaattagCAAGCTTCCGCATGGGTTGCCCGGCGAACACGTTACCTAATTAACTAAcagatgagttatcataTAGCATGGCGGGACATGTCAGGACTTGACAAAAGAAGGTAAAGAGACCCAGAGAAAGAGGACGAGACAATGGAAGCTTCACATTTGCAAATATACTGGCACGACTCACAGCCTGTTTACTCGCTGACATTTCAAAAGAGCAATTCGAATGACAAACTGTTCACAGCTGGTGGTGATAATAAGGTCCGGATATGGAAATTGAACAGAGACGGAAATGGTGAAAGCGCGGGGGTACGTAGGATTGAGAGCATGGACTTTCTTGGATCACTGACACATCACGAGCAGGCCATCAATGTGGTCCGCTTCAATTCGCACGGTGACGTACTGGCCTCGGCAGGTGACGACGGCCAAGTACTACTGTGGAAGCAAGAAGATCCGAATAAGAAGCAAGAGTCGGTGATGAGGCCCTTTGGAATGGATTCTGAGACAGGGGAGGCAGATGAGAACAAGGAGAAATGGGTTGTGTGGAAGCGGCTGCGTGGCCGCAGTGGTGCCGCTGCAGCGGCAGAGATTTACGATCTGGCATGGTCGCCCGACAACAGAAACATTGTGGTAGCATGTATGGACAATTCGATACGGCTGTTCGATGTGGAGACCGGGACGCTGGTATGCAGCCAGTCAGACCATGGTCACTACGTACAAGGCGTGGCGTGGGATCCGTTGAATCAGTTTATCCTTTCACAGTCTGCAGACCGGTCGTTGCATGTGTATGAAGTCATTAATTCGCGCGCTGGAATGGTGACAGGGTTGAAGCTAAAGAGCAAGATCATCAAGGCGGAACTACCCTTCCCAGGCGATGTGCTGAGAACGAATTACCTGTTTCACAACGAGACACTACCCTCGTTCTTCAGGAGGTGCAGCATCTCCCCTTGTGGCGGTTTAGTCGTAGTCCCCACTGGTGTGTGCAAAGTTGGCGATGAAGAAGCCACGAACTGCATATACGTGTACACTAGATCAGGAATACTGAACGGAGTTGGCGGCGTGAAAAACAGGCCTTCGATCAGAATCCCATCCTTGAAGAAACCAGCGCTAATGGTGGCCTTCTCACCCGTATTCTACAAAACAAGCCAGCAAAGCGTGTTCAATCTTCCCTATAAGTTAGTATTTGCCATAGCAACAACGAACGAGATTCTTGTGTACGACACGGACTTATGGGAGCCGCTATGCGTGGTGGGCAACATTCACTACTCGCCCATAACGGATCTAGCATGGTCTGGAGACGGCTCAACGCTGTTAGTGTCATCAACAGACGGATTCTGCTCATATGTGTCGATCGATACCGAGACGCAGTTTGGTACAAGGATAGAGCCTCCAGCCCTGCGTACGGAGCAACTGGAGACCAATGACAGCACAGTAGCCGCTAAGAACCAGAGCGATTCGGGTGGAATCATAAATATGCTACCCGCAAAAAAGGTCACCGGCGATAGTAACGATAATAAAAAGAGGCGCATTCAACCAACGCCGGTCGACTTGTGATTTTTACTTATATGTATGTGGTACGTTATGTAAAATAAATGCCTAATCCAGTTTTCCAGCGAAGATGTTTTCCATGGTGCGCTCAATGGACCCTGTGTTCCTGAGATCTTGCACGACTTTCCCCTGAGGCACGTGCGGCGCCATCGTCATGACGATTTCAACCATATCGTTATTAACGGGTCTTTTCCGGTTAACACGATTTGTCTTTGGCTGGGCGACGCGCTCTTCTTGAACTGGTACTGGTTCCGGAGAGGGTTCATAGGTGGCGGCCGTGACTGTCGCTGTTTTAGCATCCTGTACGGTTCGTGTTGGTGCTTGCTTAGCGCTTCTGCGCTTTATGGTGTAAATGAACAAGCACAACATGATTAGTATGAACGCTATAGTTGATCCATCCATTTTTGCTTGCGTGTGCGCGTGTCGTGTGTAGCCGTGTTTCGTGTTTCGTGTGTTTTGGAATCTGTGGATGTGTCCCGAGTTGTTGTTTCCAGTTGACGCCATTAAAGTAACGCTTTGCGAAATTTCTGCTCTTCTCGCCTCGCCCAGACATTGCGTTCATGGCAAAAGGGGTGAAGCAGAGGAAGATAGAAATTTCGAGAAAAGCGGGTCACCCTCCGCCCCTGCATTTTGCAATGGCGTATATGAGTTTGTTTTGCTCGAAAGTGTCTAAGTCCGGCTGGCGGGCCTGGCGCCCTGGCCAAAGGGAGGCAGGGAGGGGTGGGGGGTTCGGGTAGCGGCTATGGTGTCAACTACCTAGCGAAGGAGAAGGGGGTAGAGCCAAGGGGCTAGTACTCTCACCTTGGGGCCCCCATCTAGCCAAGCTTAAATATAAATACTAATGCAACTATAAATGTAGGGATCTACCGTGTCAATGCCCACGTACCCACCCATTGATTAAAaccaaaacaaaataaggATCTAATAGCAGCAAAATATCATTACTATGGTTCTCATCGTGGCATCATTATTTCTGCCTTACCAACCTCAATTCGAACTGGACACCTCTCTTCCCGAGAACTCAGGCGTTGATTCGTCTCTTGTGAACGTTCAGGTAAAAGCTAATGatcagcagcaacagcgTGCGTTATCCAACAATATCTCACAGGAGTCATTGGTCGCGCCTGCACCAGAGCAAGGTGTACCACCAGCAATCTCAAGGAGCGCTACCAGATCACCCAGCGCCTTTAACCGCACCTCATCTACGACCAACACAGCAACTCTAGATGACCTTGTCTCTTCAGATGTATTCATGGAGAACTTGACCGCGAATGCAACCACCTCGCATACGCCTACAAGTAAGACAATGCTCAAACCCCGGAACAAAGCTTCCGTGGAACGATTCttttctccttcttctaATATTCCCACGGATCGTATCGCATCGCCAATCCAGCATGAGCATGACTCCGGTTCGAGAATCGCTTCCCCActacaacagcaacagcaggACCCCACAGCCAACTTACTAAAGAATGTGAACAAATCATTGCTAGTGCACTCGCTACTGAATAACACCTCACAGACCAGTCTTGAGGGACCCAATAACCACATTGTGACTCCAAAGTCGAGGGCGGGCAACAGGCCTTCTTCGGCGGCTACATCTTTAGTTAACAGGACCAAACAAGCCACGGCTTCTTCTGGCTCTTCTGGCTCTTCTGGATCATCCGCCCCGCCATCTATTAAGCGCATTTCGCCGCATTTAGCCGCCGCTAAACAACGCCCCTTATTGGTTAAACAACCATCTAACTTAAAGTACTCGGAGTTGGCAGATATTTCGTCGAGTGAGACGTCTTCGCAACATAATGAATCTGACCCGGACGACCTGACTACTGCTCCGGATGAGGAGTACGTTTCGGACCTGGAAATGGACGACGCGAAGCAGGACTACAAGGTTCCACAGTTCGGCGGCTATTCCAATAAATCTAAGCTCAAGAAGTACGCGCTGTTAAGGTCGTCTCAGGAACTGTTTAGCCGTCTCCCTTGGTCAATCGTACCCTCTATAAAGGGTAACGGCGCCATGAAGAATGCCATAAACACAGCAGTCTTGGAGAACATCATTCCGCACCACGATGTCAAGTGGGTCGGTACCGTGGGCATACCAACGGATGAGATCCCAGACAATATACTTGAAAATATCTCTAGCTCTTTGAAAGATGAGTACGAATCTTATCCAGTTCTTACGGACGACGTCACTTTCAAAGCTGCGTACAAAAACTACTGTAAACAGATCTTGTGGCCGACACTGCATTACCAAATACCAGACAATCCGAACTCCAAGGCCTTCGAAGACCACTCTTGGAAGTTTTATAGAAATTTGAATCAGAAGTTTGCCGACGCGATCATCAAGATCTATAAGAAAGGCGACACTGTCTGGATCCACGATTACCACTTAATGTTGGTTCCACAGATGGTTAGGAATGCTTTGCCCTTTGCCAAGATAGGATTCACCTTGCACGTCTCGTTCCCGAGTAGTGAAGTATTCAGATGTTTAGCTCAGCGTGAGAAGATTTTGGAGGGTTTGACTGGTGCTGATTTTGTTGGCTTCCAGACAAGAGAGTATGCAAGGCATTTCTTGCAGACGTCCAACCGTCTGCTGATGGCGGATGTGGTGCATGACGAAGAACTCAAGTACAACGGTAGGGTTGTTTCCGTGAAATTTACCCCAGTCGGAATCGATGCCTTTGATTTGCAATCCCAATTGAAGGATGGAAGCGTCACGCAGTGGCGTCAATTGATTCGCGAAAGATGGCAGGGGAAAAAGCTGATTGTTTGCCGTGATCAATTCGACAGGATTAGGGGCATCCACAAGAAATTGCTGGCctatgaaaaatttctgaTCGAGAATCCAGAATACGTGGAAAGCTCGACCTTAATTCAAATCTGTATTGGGAGCAGTAAAGATGTAGAACTGGAACGCCAGATTATGCTTGTTGTGGATAGAATTAACTCTTTATCCACTAACATTAGCATTTCTCAACCCGTTGTATTCTTGCATCAAGACCTGGATTTCTCCCAGTATCTAGCGTTGAGTTCAGAGGCAGACCTGTTCGTAGTCAGTTCTCTAAGAGAAGGTATGAATTTGACATGTCACGAATTTATCGTTTGTTCCGAGGACAAAAACGCTCCCTTGTTGCTATCTGAATTCACGGGTAGTGCCTCGTTATTGAATGATGGTGCTATATTGATTAACCCATGGGATACCAAGAATTTTGCTCAATCCATTCTCAAAGGTTTGGAGATGCCATTTGATGAGAGAAGACCACAATGGAAGAAACTAATGAAAGATATTATTAACAATGACTCCACAAATTGGATTAAATCTTCCTTACAAGATATTCATATTTCGTGGCAATTCAATCAAGAAGGTTCCaagattttcaaattgaacACGAAAACTTTACTGAAGGATTATCAATCAACTAAAAAACGTATGTTTCTATTCAACATCGCTGAGCCTCCCACCTCCAGAATTATTTCAGTACTGAATGACATGACTTCGAAGGGAAATATCGTTTACATTATGAACTCATTCCCAAAGGCAATCCTAGAAAATCTCTACAGCCGTGTACAAAACATTGGGTTAATCGCTGAAAACGGAGCATACGTTAGCTTAAATGGTGTATGGTACAATATTGTCGACCAGGTCGATTGGCGTAACGATGTAGCCAAGATTCTGAAGGACAAAGTGGAAAGATTGCCTGGATCATACTATAAGATCAATGAATCCATGATCAAGTTCCATACTGAAAACGCAGAAGATCAAGACCGTGTAGCCAGTGTTATTGGTGATGCCATCACTCATATCAATACCGTATTTGATCATAAGGGTATACATGCGTATGTTTATAAAAACGTGGTTTCCGTACAGCAAGTTGGGCTTTCCTTATCTGCAGCgcaatttctttttagatTCTATAATTCTGCTTCGGATCCGCTAGATACCAGTTCCGGTCAAATCACAAATATCCAGACACCATCTCAGCAGAATCCCTCGGATCAAGAACAGCAGCCTCCAGCCTCACCTACTGTGTCAATGAATCATATTGATTTTGCATGCGTTTCTGGTTCATCGTCTCCTGTGCTGGAACCATTGTTCAAGTTGGTTAACGATGAAGCTAGCGAAGGCCAAGTAAAAGTCGGTCATGCCATTGTTTATGGTGATGCCACTTCCACCTATGCCAAAGAACATGTAAACGGACTAAATGAACTTTTCATGATCATTTCAAGAATCATCGAAGATTAATTTTTACTTATTTCTAAATTTTAAATCTCATGGTAtgaaccttttttttaatttttatttttctgttttataAACTATCTTTTCCTCTAATGAACCAATTAtaaaattcttcttctttcattattacAGTGTCTTAACTGACAAACGTGTAtagcctttttttttcacttttgcTTTCTATGGTGGATTTCTATGTTTGTGTACAATCAATGAAATTTGTGAAACACATCTATGATAACACTTCTACCGCTAATCCATGTATAAATTATAGTTCAGGATAATCTGGAGCATTGGTCATTGGCCATTGATCTGTTGTCCACATATTCAAGAACACACTATGGATGAGAAACCCTTAAATAACAACGCCAAGTGTGAATTGGGTAACTGTTTTGATTTGAAAGGTTGAAGGACAAATCACACGTGGCTATTTGAATACCAACAATGTTTTCAAAGTAAAATTTATATTGGGAGAAATACTTTATAATAAACTTGAAGGTTAAATTATCAAATAGCTGAAGAGAGAGTAGCAATGGAAGGCAATAATACGGCTTTTCGCTACCAATATAACCATGAAATGGAATATATGGAATACTTGGATCTGTGTATCATGACGTTGAGGATACCAGAAAAGCAGGTATTTGTAACTCTGGAAAACAAAGTAGCAGCATTTGTTGCAATGGTGTGACTGGATTTATTGACAAGCTGTAGCTAGATAAGTCTCACAATGTGCTAATCGTCAGACTCTGACAATATTTGGTGATACCAGGctattaaaaaatactcaaaatgaataaaaGGAGCGCCAATCATGATCAATTGTAACAATAAGTATAACTATGTGGACGGGGTGTAATTAATAAATGGAATGATGAATTGTATGCATACGCAGGTACTAACAACAAGTGATAGTGTTTTTGCAAATATGTAGCTATCTCAGCAAGACGAACAATGAACAACATATTTATATGCgcaaattttcaatatctccTGTCCATTATCACATCTTAAGTATTGcctaaagaaaaatgattcTGTCAACGATCTATCGAAGAACCAGATCGGGCAGGCCATAGATAAAATAGCGGCTACAAAACTATCTGGAGGAGCCTTGGGTATATTTTTGAGCAATTTCTGAGTGAATCGTTCCATTGTATTCGCACTTTAGAAAAGTTTTAAGGAAAATGGGCGAAGGTGATGTATAAGAAACATAAAATCATTACAACATGCTATATGAGTGTGAGCATTACCGAGTAAAGTACTTTTTGACATAGTATGCTCAACGAAAAGAGTAACATAAACGACAAGCAAGTGTTGAAGTCTAGGTTAGTATACgcttttctgtttttatatgtatatattaatACGCGTTTGCTTTCGAGCATGGATTTAATAGTGAAGAAGTATTTTCTAGGTGCTGCTGTTCCAGTTACTGATTACTGTGATTtataaaatatcaaaaatagcACTATGATAACATTAAGTTCATTTCCCAATCTTTGTAGATAGAATACCAATTATCGC from Saccharomyces mikatae IFO 1815 strain IFO1815 genome assembly, chromosome: 13 encodes:
- the NUP188 gene encoding Nup188p (similar to Saccharomyces cerevisiae NUP188 (YML103C); ancestral locus Anc_8.821), which produces MVTHSIGHSSQQLSFTHVANFINDAAADVSAVDAKQLAEIRQFLEANRTNLIEDPNTIRQHGNFSGGDNKLGSMIANLLQISVDDPLFAQCEDPCHAAQFFISERSSRLHIVYTLLANPDFDLDTYSFLDNDRFGVAGKLISLISSIMENYETVKISALGQGHNNDQDALKYASLVQLKNFSDLKLIMQILQILSLMILNTKVPVNIVDQWFMQYQNQFIEFVRNINSSDKTIDTSSLHFYRFQNFQNLSYLSETFVSMLSSLFTITTALMLGLNTSIAQYDLQSPLYLDSKTFHTVHAILESDIAANVVTEIPIFHPMIHYSWSFILYYRRALQSPESFDDSDITKFAQFAESHNVFHELNTLSEILSFDPIYTTVITIFLEFSLNFIPITASTSRVFAKIISKAPEQFIENFLTNDTFEDKLSIIKAKLPLLNESLIPLINLSLIDTEFANFELKDICSFAIARSSLNDMDYDLIADTTTNSSSASDIIVPDLIELKSDLLVTPPLERENSNCLLSIPKSTKAKILTIKQHQTNDKQVPTTSNLIIFLYKYNGWSLVGRILQNLLHSYMEKGAQLDDTQHELMISIIKLVTNVVNPKTPIEKSSEILSYLSNSLDNPSSTIIEASIIQVIFEIFEVSLQRKDYTSIVQCSEFMTMLTPNYLHLVSSYLNKSELLDKYGKTGLSNMILGSLELSTGDYTFTIQLLKLTKIFIRESLSLQNNHISKRTKIDIINKLTLHAVHIFESYSNWKFNNFLQKFEIAFHLTSIFYDILHDVFTINPFQTDQLITFSSAKKLLQLFLTPMDSIDLAPNTLINILISPLDTTTKILGDKVLGNLYTKLMSNSLKLCKLLISIRGSNHDLKPSNLEKLLFKNSSKLVDVYTLPGNVHLRAQIIELLSYLVEAPWNDDYPFLLSFLGETKSKSFLREVLSDLSSPVQNWGLLRNLYIFFTTLLESKQDGLSILFLTGQFASNKNNSDESSIDKKNSILTVLQRNSLMLDSMPEEVSCKLLETITYVLNTWTNSKIFIKDAKFVNSLLNKLKNTKTLFQKTENLTRDETVSLIKKYKLVSRIVEIFALYIYNSNDSNAKILDFLNQQDLFELVHHFFQIDGFNKTFHDELNLKFKEQWPSLELRSFQKIPLSRINENGNFGYDIHLLDKVLKNDRNWYEPGMGQTDFENEIIDASLNLQYVNYEISTAKAWGALITTFVKRSTTPLNDGFINLVEYFLQLNINFGSDKQMFTQIYLERIELSFYILYSFKLSGKPLKESKITELLKKIFTIFKSEEIDFTKNIGGSLKNNFYRPLLRSVLILLELVSSGDHFIELISDQLLEFFELVFSKGVYLILSEILCQINKCSTKGLNGDHAKQIINLEENTQDLLLLLSLFKKITNLNPSKNFNVVLASSLNEVGTLKVILNLYSSSHVMRINDEPILGQITLTFISELCLVDQISAKFINSGLYSVLLESPLSVAIQQGNIKPELSPKLHNIWSNGLLSIILLLLSQFGIKVLPETCLFVSYFGKQIKSTIYNWGDNKLAVSSSLIKETNQLVLLQKMLDLLNYQELFIQPDNSNDQKKAVELVIGLDSDHDKKKLSAALSKFLTHPKYLNSRIIPTTLEEQQHLEDESKRLEFVKGISRDIKVLQDSLFKEV
- the CAC2 gene encoding Cac2p (similar to Saccharomyces cerevisiae CAC2 (YML102W); ancestral locus Anc_8.817); protein product: MEASHLQIYWHDSQPVYSLTFQKSNSNDKLFTAGGDNKVRIWKLNRDGNGESAGVRRIESMDFLGSLTHHEQAINVVRFNSHGDVLASAGDDGQVLLWKQEDPNKKQESVMRPFGMDSETGEADENKEKWVVWKRLRGRSGAAAAAEIYDLAWSPDNRNIVVACMDNSIRLFDVETGTLVCSQSDHGHYVQGVAWDPLNQFILSQSADRSLHVYEVINSRAGMVTGLKLKSKIIKAELPFPGDVLRTNYLFHNETLPSFFRRCSISPCGGLVVVPTGVCKVGDEEATNCIYVYTRSGILNGVGGVKNRPSIRIPSLKKPALMVAFSPVFYKTSQQSVFNLPYKLVFAIATTNEILVYDTDLWEPLCVVGNIHYSPITDLAWSGDGSTLLVSSTDGFCSYVSIDTETQFGTRIEPPALRTEQLETNDSTVAAKNQSDSGGIINMLPAKKVTGDSNDNKKRRIQPTPVDL
- the CUE4 gene encoding Cue4p (similar to Saccharomyces cerevisiae CUE1 (YMR264W) and CUE4 (YML101C); ancestral locus Anc_8.816) produces the protein MASTGNNNSGHIHRFQNTRNTKHGYTRHAHTQAKMDGSTIAFILIMLCLFIYTIKRRSAKQAPTRTVQDAKTATVTAATYEPSPEPVPVQEERVAQPKTNRVNRKRPVNNDMVEIVMTMAPHVPQGKVVQDLRNTGSIERTMENIFAGKLD
- the TSL1 gene encoding trehalose 6-phosphate synthase/phosphatase complex subunit (similar to Saccharomyces cerevisiae TSL1 (YML100W) and TPS3 (YMR261C); ancestral locus Anc_8.813); the protein is MVLIVASLFLPYQPQFELDTSLPENSGVDSSLVNVQVKANDQQQQRALSNNISQESLVAPAPEQGVPPAISRSATRSPSAFNRTSSTTNTATLDDLVSSDVFMENLTANATTSHTPTSKTMLKPRNKASVERFFSPSSNIPTDRIASPIQHEHDSGSRIASPLQQQQQDPTANLLKNVNKSLLVHSLLNNTSQTSLEGPNNHIVTPKSRAGNRPSSAATSLVNRTKQATASSGSSGSSGSSAPPSIKRISPHLAAAKQRPLLVKQPSNLKYSELADISSSETSSQHNESDPDDLTTAPDEEYVSDLEMDDAKQDYKVPQFGGYSNKSKLKKYALLRSSQELFSRLPWSIVPSIKGNGAMKNAINTAVLENIIPHHDVKWVGTVGIPTDEIPDNILENISSSLKDEYESYPVLTDDVTFKAAYKNYCKQILWPTLHYQIPDNPNSKAFEDHSWKFYRNLNQKFADAIIKIYKKGDTVWIHDYHLMLVPQMVRNALPFAKIGFTLHVSFPSSEVFRCLAQREKILEGLTGADFVGFQTREYARHFLQTSNRLLMADVVHDEELKYNGRVVSVKFTPVGIDAFDLQSQLKDGSVTQWRQLIRERWQGKKLIVCRDQFDRIRGIHKKLLAYEKFLIENPEYVESSTLIQICIGSSKDVELERQIMLVVDRINSLSTNISISQPVVFLHQDLDFSQYLALSSEADLFVVSSLREGMNLTCHEFIVCSEDKNAPLLLSEFTGSASLLNDGAILINPWDTKNFAQSILKGLEMPFDERRPQWKKLMKDIINNDSTNWIKSSLQDIHISWQFNQEGSKIFKLNTKTLLKDYQSTKKRMFLFNIAEPPTSRIISVLNDMTSKGNIVYIMNSFPKAILENLYSRVQNIGLIAENGAYVSLNGVWYNIVDQVDWRNDVAKILKDKVERLPGSYYKINESMIKFHTENAEDQDRVASVIGDAITHINTVFDHKGIHAYVYKNVVSVQQVGLSLSAAQFLFRFYNSASDPLDTSSGQITNIQTPSQQNPSDQEQQPPASPTVSMNHIDFACVSGSSSPVLEPLFKLVNDEASEGQVKVGHAIVYGDATSTYAKEHVNGLNELFMIISRIIED